The window CTCCAGCAGGGCGAGGGTCTTCGGTACGCGGATCAGTACCCGGTCGAAAGGACCGACCGGCGTTTCGCTGGCCGGCACATGGCGCACGGCGTCGAAGGCCTTGCCGTTGCGCGCCAGGTTCTTCTCCAGGCCCTGGGCGGCCAGGAACGAGTCGCCACTGCTGGTGAGCTGCACATGGCCTTCCAGGCTGGCGGCCAGGGCGCCGAAACTGTCGTTGAGCACCAGCACCCGGGTGTCGCGCGAAACGCCCTGTTCGGCCAGATGGCCGAGCAGGTATTGGTCGGCCGCGTCGAACGCCTGCAAGGGTTCGCCCTGCTGTTCAGGCTGGCGGATCAGGTCGAGATGGGCGAACGGGCTTTCTAGCAGGGGCATGGGACACGGGCTCTGGGGGACGGTTTGCGACTGCCGGGTGCCCGCGCTGGGCGAGGCTGGCAACGGTATGGCAGGGGAGGGATTTTACGTGGGTTTCGAGCAGATTGCCTGTTGCGTGTGCAGGTGGCAGATCCTTCTGCCTGGAGAAGAGCGTGAAATCAGTACAACAATCCGGATTTGGCTGCACGCAGCACGGCCGACGCCTTGTTGCTGACGCCCAGCTTTCTCATGATGGTGCTCATGTGGAAGCCTACGGTACGGGTGGTGAGGTTGAGGATGTTGGCGATCTCGGCGGCGGTCTTGCCCTCCGCGGTCCATTTGAGTATCTCGGTCTCGCGCGGCGACAGCGGGTGACTGCCCGGGGGCTGGTGGGTGCTGGCCAGCCGTTGCGCCATGAACGAGTGCAACCAGTTGCAGAGCCACAGTACGTGGCCGGTCTTGGAGTAGAACTCGTTGGACGTGATGGGCTCGCAGGTGCGTGACAGGCTCAGGGTGCTGACGATGCCGCGGATATCATGGACAGACTGCGACCAACCGTGATTCAGGCCGTGGGCCTGCATGTCACGCCAGAGTGCCGGAGTATTCCTGAAGGCTTCTGGCCCCCACAGTATGGGGAACACCGAGTGATGACAGTGGGCGAGCAGAGG of the Pseudomonas vanderleydeniana genome contains:
- a CDS encoding autoinducer binding domain-containing protein — protein: MENWQDNQLHQLMSEKEEQAVFNAVFNLAGQIRFTFVSFRVSSLLGGAQPNTSSFNNYTAEWNACYQRNNYIAVDPLLAHCHHSVFPILWGPEAFRNTPALWRDMQAHGLNHGWSQSVHDIRGIVSTLSLSRTCEPITSNEFYSKTGHVLWLCNWLHSFMAQRLASTHQPPGSHPLSPRETEILKWTAEGKTAAEIANILNLTTRTVGFHMSTIMRKLGVSNKASAVLRAAKSGLLY